The Coffea eugenioides isolate CCC68of chromosome 8, Ceug_1.0, whole genome shotgun sequence genome has a segment encoding these proteins:
- the LOC113780155 gene encoding uncharacterized protein LOC113780155, translating to MADLLERMVDQQGQGHGNTTGNPGNNPGNHEGEDRALERFQKFAHPKFIGGLNPDLAEERREDDFIRLRQGASSVVEYETQFTKLSRFASELVLTEQKRIRRFIHGLNVEIQEALAATQLDTFSQALEKAQRIETARKQVKAFHDRKRRQPDSSNFATGQSSRSVPPFKRGRGTDGPRPAGTLDQGNFGRGRVGQGPQRGVQRRVLTSGTRPTCGFCGANHTDENCWKNSSIRKCYKCGSTEQLIAQCPKMQKKRPKPPTEGTTTKPSNAGKNRPKGPVRVYAMGQQEVIDPSAGIKGTPFPIGAPQVFIRP from the exons ATGGCTGACCTGTTAGAACGTATGGTTGACCAACAGGGTCAGGGCCATGGGAATACTACAGGAAACCCTGGAAATAATCCAGGCAATCacgagggagaggaccgtgccttagaacggttccaaaaatttgcacatCCAAAGTTTATAGGTGGACTTAATCCTGATTTAGCGGAAG AGAGACGTgaggatgattttatccgcctgcgcCAAGGGGCATCCAGTGTGGTGGAGTATGAAACCCAGTTTACAAAACTCTCTCGCTTCGCTTCGGAATTGGTGCTAACGGAGCAAAAGCGAATTCGCCGCTTTATCCATGGCTTGAATGTGGAGATCCAAGAGGCACTAGCAGCTACTCAGTTGGACACGTTTAGCCAggcgctagaaaaagcacagcggattgagacagCTAGGAAACAGGTAAAAGCCTTTCATgatcggaaaaggaggcaacccgATTCGAGCAATTTTGCGACCGGACAGAGTTCGAGAAGTGTGCCACCTTTTAAGAGAGGTCGAGGAACAGATGGTCCCCGACCCGCAGGAACCCTAGACCAGGGAAATTTTGGGAGAGGTCGAGTAGGGCAGGGGCCCCAGAGGGGTGTTCAGCGTAGAGTATTGACTTCAGGAACTAGgccaacctgtggtttctgcgGGGCCAATCACACCGACGAAAACTGTTGGAAGAACAGTTCGATCCGAAAATGTTATAAATGTGGTAGTACAGAACAACTGATTGCCCAATGCCCTAAGATGCAAAAAAAGAGACCTaagccaccgactgaagggaccacaactaagccgtcAAATGCAGGGAAAAATCGACCCAAAGGACCAGTTAGAGtatatgcaatgggtcaacaagAGGTGATTGACCCTTCGGCGGGTATCAAAGGGACGCCCTTTCCTATCGGCGCACCGCAAGTGTTTATTAGACCCTGA
- the LOC113780156 gene encoding uncharacterized protein LOC113780156 has product MLMEVKSRKDGMQHIALTVEILWQIWKARNEVEFEEKHKHPMAVITKAVKEWEEFQQAQRIEQQLSISETETAEVQDEMVGENDNIRTISIAVGQHTEGQNMGIGITVQNTQSQICAAWALKERSTGSVTLDHFLALQLTLCKIMAQGWQYIKILLSCSQVLRLIKCQASRDMCIAGHLEDIRHISSLFRRCSFDSLPVEGNSISKRLSKLAMHFHFDEEILDLLCLSTLL; this is encoded by the coding sequence ATGCTGATGGAGGTGAAGAGCCGTAAGGATGGAATGCAACATATAGCATTGACTGTGGAAATTTTGTGGCAAATCTGGAAAGCAAGGAATGAAGTTGAATTTGAAGAGAAACATAAGCATCCCATGGCAGTAATTACCAAAGCTGTAAAGGAGTGGGAGGAATTCCAACAAGCCCAACGGATAGAGCAGCAGCTGAGCATCTCAGAAACAGAGACAGCAGAAGTCCAAGATGAAATGGTGGGGGAAAATGACAACATACGGACCATATCTATTGCAGTTGGCCAACATACTGAAGGGCAGAATATGGGAATTGGCATCACAGTACAAAACACTCAAAGCCAGATATGTGCAGCCTGGGCGTTGAAGGAGAGGAGCACTGGTTCTGTTACGTTGGATCATTTTTTGGCGCTACAACTAACTCTATGCAAGATAATGGCACAAGGATGGCAGTACATTAAGATTCTACTATCATGCTCTCAGGTGTTACGATTGATCAAATGTCAAGCTTCAAGGGACATGTGCATAGCAGGCCACCTGGAGGACATAAGACACATCAGCTCTTTGTTTAGGAGATGCTCATTTGATAGCCTACCTGTTGAAGGTAATAGCATAAGTAAGAGGTTAAGTAAGCTAGcaatgcactttcactttgATGAGGAGATTCTAGACCTTCTGTGTCTTAGTACACTTTTGTAA